One genomic region from Halobaculum sp. XH14 encodes:
- a CDS encoding PadR family transcriptional regulator: MYDLTGFQRDLLTVTAGIEEPHGLAIKDELEKYYESEIHHGRLYPNLDTLVEKGLVEKGEKDRRTNVYTVTKRGQRELEARRDWERQYVDL, from the coding sequence ATGTACGATCTCACTGGCTTCCAACGTGATCTGCTCACGGTCACTGCAGGTATCGAGGAACCTCACGGCCTCGCAATCAAAGACGAACTCGAAAAGTACTACGAATCAGAGATCCACCACGGACGTCTCTATCCCAACCTCGATACGCTGGTCGAAAAGGGGCTCGTCGAGAAAGGAGAGAAAGATCGCCGGACAAACGTCTATACAGTTACCAAACGCGGTCAGCGAGAACTCGAAGCTCGACGTGACTGGGAACGCCAGTACGTCGATCTATAA
- a CDS encoding KTSC domain-containing protein, with protein sequence MNRTPVSSSNLRSVGYDSATNTLEIEFHGGRVYQYFNVPESVYNGLMNAASHGKYHHRRIKDKFPYERIR encoded by the coding sequence ATGAATAGAACACCTGTCTCCTCCAGCAACCTTCGAAGTGTCGGCTACGACTCCGCAACAAATACCCTGGAAATCGAGTTCCACGGTGGCCGGGTGTACCAGTACTTCAACGTCCCGGAATCGGTCTACAACGGGTTGATGAACGCCGCATCACACGGCAAATACCATCACCGACGCATCAAGGACAAATTTCCATATGAGCGAATCCGATAA